One Spirochaetales bacterium genomic region harbors:
- the phnD gene encoding phosphate/phosphite/phosphonate ABC transporter substrate-binding protein, with translation MTNHSMQLRLACVVVTVMLLLAGVGCVDSGKKEETASQETGAVKFVPDYEGVTELNFGIISTESQDSLRKEWDPFLEDMAAALRVPVRAFFASEYAGVIQAIQYSKVQVAWFGNKSAVEAVLQSEGMVEVFAQMVGEGRDPGYNSLLITHVDSQLNSVEDVVKKGPELVFGNGDVNSTSGNLIPTSQIWAPRLIDPEKYFKEMRRASHGANIQAVLNKQVDFSTNNTEQMRDLKNEDPEGYKKIKILWKSPVITKDPIVYRKDLPRELKSAIQGFFLGYGRLGTDAEIARQREILKVIGGGLDPFFTSSNKQLYPFFKLKFTVLEDNKERFAEVDELDELIEKY, from the coding sequence ATGACAAATCATAGTATGCAGCTGCGTTTAGCATGTGTGGTTGTGACGGTCATGCTGTTGCTGGCCGGAGTCGGCTGTGTGGATAGCGGTAAAAAGGAGGAAACCGCTTCACAGGAAACGGGCGCCGTCAAATTCGTTCCGGATTACGAAGGTGTAACCGAACTGAATTTCGGCATTATATCGACCGAATCCCAGGACAGCTTGCGCAAGGAATGGGATCCGTTTCTCGAAGATATGGCCGCCGCGTTACGAGTGCCGGTAAGGGCGTTCTTTGCATCCGAATATGCCGGTGTTATCCAGGCTATTCAATACAGTAAAGTCCAGGTGGCGTGGTTCGGTAATAAATCCGCGGTCGAGGCGGTTCTCCAGTCGGAAGGTATGGTGGAGGTGTTTGCGCAAATGGTCGGAGAGGGCCGGGATCCGGGTTACAATTCTCTGCTCATAACACACGTCGACAGCCAGCTCAATAGTGTGGAAGATGTCGTTAAAAAAGGCCCGGAACTCGTCTTCGGAAACGGCGATGTCAACTCCACGTCGGGGAACCTGATTCCCACTTCGCAAATCTGGGCGCCCCGTTTGATCGACCCTGAAAAATATTTCAAGGAAATGCGGCGTGCGAGTCACGGAGCCAATATTCAGGCGGTACTCAATAAACAGGTGGATTTCTCAACGAACAACACGGAACAGATGCGCGATTTGAAAAATGAAGATCCGGAAGGGTACAAAAAGATAAAGATTCTCTGGAAATCGCCGGTTATCACAAAGGATCCTATCGTCTATAGAAAGGATCTTCCCCGGGAACTTAAAAGCGCCATTCAAGGCTTCTTTCTCGGTTACGGGCGGCTCGGCACGGATGCAGAGATCGCGCGGCAGAGAGAAATACTGAAGGTTATAGGCGGGGGACTCGATCCGTTCTTCACTTCTTCGAATAAACAGCTGTATCCTTTTTTCAAACTGAAGTTTACGGTACTCGAAGACAACAAGGAACGCTTTGCTGAAGTCGACGAACTCGATGAGTTAATCGAAAAATATTAA
- the phnC gene encoding phosphonate ABC transporter ATP-binding protein codes for MQAAVELKNISKNYKETKALNGVSLTINVGEMVSLIGASGSGKSTLLRHISGLERSNTDDSYIKVHGKTVQENGKIAYDIRKIRSGIGFIFQQFNLVGRLSVLVNVLVGMLHKIPVWRSVLRLFTGKEKEYARDALKRVDMEEKAFQRSSTLSGGQQQRAAIARAIVQNADIVLADEPIASLDPESARNVMSLLARINDEDEATVVVSLHQVHYALKFCKRIIALKKGRVVFDGPCEEVTAELLHEIYGSKFAETGIFEDLKDITKLLDTEPSFDGTKEKVEVIA; via the coding sequence ATGCAGGCTGCGGTTGAATTGAAAAATATCAGTAAGAATTACAAAGAGACGAAAGCGCTCAATGGGGTGAGTCTCACCATTAACGTCGGCGAGATGGTCTCCCTTATAGGCGCGTCCGGTTCCGGGAAATCGACGCTGCTGAGACATATTTCCGGACTCGAACGGTCGAATACGGACGATTCGTATATAAAGGTTCATGGAAAGACCGTTCAGGAAAACGGGAAAATAGCATATGACATAAGAAAAATACGTTCCGGAATAGGTTTTATCTTTCAGCAATTCAATCTGGTCGGCCGCCTTTCTGTCCTGGTCAATGTCCTTGTCGGCATGCTACACAAGATACCCGTCTGGCGGAGTGTTTTACGGCTGTTTACCGGGAAAGAAAAAGAATATGCCCGGGACGCCCTCAAACGCGTAGATATGGAGGAAAAAGCCTTTCAGCGTTCATCCACGTTGTCGGGGGGGCAGCAGCAGCGCGCCGCGATTGCCCGTGCAATCGTACAGAACGCAGATATTGTTCTTGCGGACGAACCGATTGCTTCCCTGGATCCCGAATCAGCCCGTAATGTCATGTCGCTTCTGGCGCGTATCAATGACGAAGACGAAGCGACTGTCGTCGTCTCCCTTCATCAGGTGCATTACGCGTTGAAGTTTTGCAAACGGATAATCGCCCTGAAAAAGGGAAGGGTCGTTTTCGACGGACCGTGTGAGGAGGTCACAGCCGAGTTGCTGCATGAAATATACGGATCAAAATTTGCGGAAACCGGCATTTTCGAGGATTTAAAAGACATTACGAAACTACTCGATACCGAACCGTCGTTCGACGGGACGAAGGAAAAAGTAGAAGTAATCGCCTGA
- a CDS encoding DUF2061 domain-containing protein: protein MILGTASYFLTGNIKESLNITLLFNIVQTILYFVHERIWNKIGWGKD, encoded by the coding sequence ATAATACTCGGGACGGCAAGCTATTTTTTAACAGGTAATATTAAAGAAAGCCTGAATATAACATTGCTGTTCAATATCGTACAGACCATTCTTTATTTTGTCCATGAACGCATCTGGAATAAAATCGGGTGGGGTAAAGATTAA
- a CDS encoding PHP domain-containing protein, translating to MIDLHCHTAVSDNSLTVTQILELASLNCITRIAITDHDTTCGLEEAVRLGEQYDVTIIPGIEISAFDYERHRKVHILGLWIDENDKTLMDFCMPVIRQRQEAAMEMVEKVREYGFAITWEDVCRIAYRSTNVYKQHIMHALLDKGYCHYIHDEVCKSLFNESYNGKWPGYAFVPIEYPTAEDAVMAVKQSGGLAVLAHPGLYDNYAIISRLVKKGLDGIECIHPGNTPEQTKLAFMYARHYKCAVTGGTDFHGFYGTYPCLPGEMGITDEEYEKLYSRKIRTLCK from the coding sequence ATGATTGATCTTCATTGCCATACCGCTGTTTCCGATAATTCACTGACGGTGACTCAAATTCTAGAATTAGCCTCACTCAACTGTATCACACGCATCGCGATTACCGATCACGATACGACATGTGGTCTCGAAGAAGCGGTGCGTCTTGGGGAACAATATGATGTCACGATTATTCCCGGTATTGAAATTTCGGCATTCGATTATGAAAGGCACAGGAAAGTACATATTCTCGGTCTCTGGATTGATGAGAACGACAAGACACTCATGGATTTTTGCATGCCGGTTATCAGGCAACGGCAGGAGGCCGCCATGGAAATGGTGGAAAAAGTTCGTGAGTATGGTTTCGCCATTACATGGGAGGACGTTTGCCGTATCGCATACCGCAGTACGAATGTCTATAAACAGCATATCATGCATGCACTTCTCGATAAAGGCTATTGCCATTATATACATGACGAGGTGTGCAAGTCATTGTTCAATGAAAGTTATAACGGCAAATGGCCGGGTTACGCGTTCGTCCCGATCGAATATCCGACAGCAGAAGACGCGGTTATGGCGGTCAAGCAAAGCGGCGGACTCGCCGTTCTCGCCCATCCGGGGCTTTATGATAATTACGCGATTATTTCCCGGCTTGTAAAAAAAGGGCTGGATGGTATCGAATGCATTCATCCCGGCAACACACCGGAGCAGACAAAACTCGCATTCATGTACGCCAGGCATTACAAATGCGCGGTCACCGGGGGAACGGATTTTCATGGTTTTTATGGAACGTACCCCTGCCTTCCCGGGGAAATGGGGATAACGGATGAAGAATATGAAAAACTATATTCAAGAAAAATCAGAACACTCTGCAAATGA